From Coraliomargarita parva, one genomic window encodes:
- the yihA gene encoding ribosome biogenesis GTP-binding protein YihA/YsxC, protein MKITDIEFLASAFDLESCPATGLPEFAFVGRSNVGKSSLINLLTATKELAHTSSKPGKTQRMNFFRINGGWVLVDLPGYGYAKVSRQQQHEFNVQVSAYLTTRPNLKQVFSLVDSSIEPQGGDLSFMQWMQECGVPYSVVFTKTDRSSDSQVEENMEAFEAALEEWGLAPTGIFHCSAKSGKGRGPILHWIDQQLPKKKSKAKTKGKGVNLGWMKK, encoded by the coding sequence ATGAAGATTACAGACATCGAATTTCTGGCCAGTGCCTTCGACCTTGAGTCCTGTCCGGCGACCGGCTTGCCGGAGTTTGCCTTTGTCGGCCGCTCCAATGTGGGCAAGTCCTCGCTCATCAACCTGCTCACGGCCACCAAGGAACTGGCCCACACCTCCAGCAAGCCGGGCAAGACCCAGCGGATGAATTTTTTCCGGATCAACGGCGGCTGGGTCCTGGTGGACCTGCCCGGCTACGGCTACGCCAAGGTGTCCCGCCAGCAGCAGCATGAATTCAATGTGCAGGTCAGCGCCTACCTGACCACCCGGCCCAATCTCAAGCAGGTCTTTTCCCTGGTCGATTCCAGCATCGAGCCGCAGGGTGGGGACCTGTCCTTTATGCAGTGGATGCAGGAGTGCGGCGTCCCGTATTCCGTCGTCTTTACCAAGACCGACCGCAGCTCCGACAGCCAGGTTGAGGAGAACATGGAGGCCTTCGAAGCGGCTCTGGAAGAGTGGGGCCTGGCGCCGACCGGAATCTTTCACTGCTCGGCCAAGAGCGGGAAAGGGCGCGGGCCCATCCTTCACTGGATCGACCAGCAGCTGCCGAAAAAGAAGAGCAAGGCCAAGACCAAGGGCAAGGGCGTCAACCTCGGCTGGATGAAGAAATAA
- a CDS encoding UDP-N-acetylmuramate--L-alanine ligase, with protein MRVYFLGICGTAMGNAALLAKAQGHEVIGADSGVYPPMCDVLADAGIEVLEGYDAARLEVLKPDQVVIGNAMSRGNPEVEWLLNQSEISFVSLPALLHDTILAGRSPVVIAGTHGKTTTSTLTAYLLESAKAEPGWLIGGVPHDLPSGSEIGKGAAFVIEGDEYDSAFFDKRSKFIHYRPQVAVINNLEMDHADIFRDLEDVQRSFRHFIRIIPGKGTLIVNGDDANIEAILPAPWTRVWRVGTGAQNDLVVRDFEDRPEGARFELYWQGKLWARVNWPLHGLFNARNAAMASLAAATSLGLPPSEFNLDALAAFQGVRRRQDVLFQDGAWTVIEDFAHHPTAVAGAIEALRAAYPERRCTVCFEPRSNTATTSLFQREFEAALLHADRVLLGAVHRAEKVPVEERLNTAQIAHALQAEGMSCLAFDQNSELLEEAKRLADSEDEGGLFVFFTNGSFDGVPQSFAAHLRGA; from the coding sequence ATGCGGGTATACTTTCTTGGAATTTGCGGCACTGCGATGGGAAATGCGGCCTTGTTGGCCAAGGCACAGGGACATGAAGTGATCGGCGCGGATTCAGGGGTCTATCCGCCCATGTGCGACGTTTTGGCGGACGCCGGGATCGAAGTGCTGGAGGGCTATGACGCGGCGCGTCTGGAGGTTTTGAAGCCGGACCAGGTGGTGATCGGCAATGCGATGAGCCGGGGGAATCCGGAGGTCGAGTGGCTGTTGAACCAGTCCGAAATCAGTTTCGTTTCCCTGCCTGCCTTGCTGCATGACACTATTCTAGCCGGTCGTTCACCAGTCGTGATTGCGGGCACGCACGGCAAGACCACGACTTCGACCCTGACTGCCTATTTGCTCGAGTCTGCCAAGGCCGAACCCGGTTGGTTGATCGGCGGGGTGCCGCACGATTTGCCCAGCGGCTCGGAGATCGGGAAGGGGGCCGCCTTCGTGATTGAGGGTGACGAGTACGACTCGGCCTTCTTCGACAAGCGCAGTAAATTCATCCACTACCGGCCGCAGGTGGCCGTGATCAACAACCTGGAGATGGACCATGCGGATATTTTCCGTGACCTTGAGGATGTCCAGCGCAGTTTCCGGCATTTCATCCGGATCATACCAGGCAAGGGGACGCTTATCGTGAATGGCGATGATGCCAACATCGAGGCCATTCTGCCCGCGCCATGGACCCGTGTCTGGCGGGTTGGCACCGGGGCGCAGAATGACCTGGTGGTCCGGGATTTTGAGGACCGGCCCGAAGGCGCCCGCTTCGAACTGTATTGGCAGGGCAAGCTCTGGGCTCGTGTTAATTGGCCGCTACACGGTCTCTTCAATGCGAGGAATGCGGCGATGGCTTCCCTAGCCGCCGCGACCAGCCTCGGCCTGCCACCGAGCGAATTCAATTTAGACGCACTTGCGGCCTTTCAAGGGGTGCGACGCCGGCAGGATGTCCTCTTTCAGGACGGTGCCTGGACGGTGATTGAGGACTTTGCCCATCATCCTACCGCCGTTGCCGGCGCAATCGAAGCGCTTCGGGCCGCCTACCCGGAACGGCGTTGCACCGTTTGTTTCGAGCCCCGCAGCAATACCGCGACCACCTCGCTCTTTCAGCGTGAATTTGAAGCCGCACTGCTCCATGCGGACCGTGTCTTGCTGGGTGCGGTCCACCGCGCTGAGAAAGTGCCTGTCGAGGAACGCCTGAATACCGCGCAGATCGCCCATGCACTGCAGGCCGAAGGTATGAGCTGCCTCGCATTCGATCAGAATTCAGAACTCTTGGAGGAAGCGAAACGTCTTGCGGACTCCGAAGATGAAGGCGGGTTGTTCGTTTTCTTTACGAACGGTTCCTTCGACGGGGTGCCGCAGTCCTTTGCCGCGCATTTGCGTGGGGCTTGA
- the glgB gene encoding 1,4-alpha-glucan branching protein GlgB, whose product MIISKADLDSITKVSCSQPHAVLGMHPVRKSGKRQAGVLVRAYLDDAKSCEVVDLADENGERYHLKKLTPDGFFEGFIEGRPDVFAYRLRIERYNGEIRQFYDPYSFLPTLSEDDIYLFNEGNDHQVHNKMGAHIRVVDGVPGVSFAVWAPNAQRVSVVGDFNHWDGRYHPMRSMGASGVWELFIPGLEVGAKYKYEIGTRHGYPHLKTDPYGTRFEAPPYNASIVCDLGAYEWNDGDWQERRASTDWKNAPISVYEMHLGSWKSVVEDANRPLNYREVATELVAYLKSMHYTHVEFMPLSEHPFDGSWGYQVTGFFAPTQRFGSPEDFMYLVDTLHQNGFGVIMDWVPAHFPTDSFALAQFDGSALYEHADPRQGFHQDWGTLIFNYGRHEVRAFLIASALAWCERFHIDGLRVDAVASMLYLDYSREEGQWIPNQYGGRENLEAMDFLRMTNDLVHKYYPGTLMIAEESTAFGGVSKPTSEGGLGFDFKWNMGWMHDTLEYMQKDPIYRKYEHHQLSFGMLYQYSENFMQVFSHDEVVHGKGSMLLKMPGEPISAKAHQLRALYGLMWMWPGKKTLFMGSDFGQSSEWRYAGSLDWHLLQYPDHEGIQMVVRDLNRIYRDVPGMGSGDLSMEGFEWINSTDNNSSVITFMRKGESKTDTLVVVGHFTPVSRDGYRVGVPWPGYYREIFNSDAKLYGGLGFGNGGGILAEKEAWDGRPYSIKLELPPSSVSVFRYEG is encoded by the coding sequence GTGATTATCTCCAAAGCTGACCTCGACTCGATTACCAAAGTGTCTTGTAGCCAACCGCATGCAGTCTTGGGCATGCACCCTGTAAGGAAATCCGGCAAGCGGCAGGCGGGCGTCCTGGTCCGGGCTTATCTGGATGATGCCAAAAGCTGTGAGGTTGTGGACCTCGCCGATGAAAACGGGGAACGTTATCATCTGAAGAAGCTCACCCCGGACGGATTCTTCGAAGGTTTTATCGAAGGGCGCCCGGATGTGTTCGCGTACCGCCTGCGGATCGAGCGCTACAACGGTGAAATTCGCCAGTTTTACGATCCCTACAGCTTCCTGCCGACCCTGTCGGAAGATGACATCTATCTCTTCAACGAGGGGAATGACCATCAGGTCCACAACAAGATGGGGGCGCACATCCGTGTGGTCGACGGCGTGCCGGGGGTTTCCTTTGCCGTCTGGGCCCCGAATGCGCAGCGCGTTTCGGTGGTCGGCGATTTCAACCACTGGGACGGACGCTACCATCCCATGCGCAGCATGGGGGCTTCCGGGGTCTGGGAGCTGTTCATTCCGGGCCTCGAGGTTGGCGCCAAGTATAAGTACGAGATCGGCACCCGGCACGGTTACCCGCACCTGAAGACGGATCCCTACGGGACCCGCTTCGAGGCGCCGCCCTACAATGCCTCGATCGTGTGTGACCTCGGTGCTTACGAGTGGAACGATGGCGACTGGCAGGAGCGCCGGGCCTCAACCGACTGGAAGAACGCCCCGATATCGGTCTACGAAATGCACCTCGGTTCCTGGAAGTCCGTGGTGGAGGATGCCAACCGGCCCCTGAACTACCGAGAGGTCGCGACCGAGCTGGTGGCCTACCTCAAGAGCATGCACTACACCCACGTGGAGTTCATGCCGCTTTCGGAGCACCCCTTCGACGGGTCCTGGGGCTATCAAGTGACGGGCTTCTTCGCGCCCACGCAGCGTTTCGGTTCGCCCGAGGATTTCATGTACCTGGTCGACACGCTCCACCAGAACGGTTTCGGCGTGATCATGGACTGGGTGCCGGCACACTTTCCGACGGACAGCTTCGCCTTGGCCCAGTTTGACGGCAGTGCGCTCTACGAGCATGCCGATCCGCGCCAGGGCTTTCACCAGGACTGGGGCACCCTCATCTTCAACTACGGCCGCCATGAGGTGCGCGCGTTCCTTATCGCCAGCGCCCTGGCCTGGTGTGAGCGCTTCCATATCGACGGCCTGCGGGTCGATGCGGTTGCTTCGATGCTCTACCTCGATTATTCCCGCGAGGAAGGACAGTGGATCCCCAATCAATACGGTGGCCGTGAAAACCTGGAAGCGATGGATTTCCTTCGGATGACGAATGACCTCGTCCACAAGTACTATCCGGGCACCCTCATGATCGCCGAGGAATCGACCGCCTTTGGCGGCGTGAGCAAGCCCACATCGGAAGGCGGGCTCGGCTTTGACTTCAAGTGGAACATGGGCTGGATGCACGATACCCTGGAGTACATGCAGAAGGATCCGATCTACCGGAAGTACGAGCACCACCAGCTTTCGTTCGGGATGCTCTACCAGTATTCCGAAAACTTCATGCAGGTCTTCTCCCACGACGAGGTGGTCCACGGCAAAGGCTCCATGCTCCTGAAGATGCCCGGTGAGCCGATCTCGGCCAAGGCGCATCAATTGCGCGCCCTCTACGGGTTGATGTGGATGTGGCCGGGCAAGAAGACGCTCTTCATGGGCTCCGATTTCGGGCAATCCTCCGAGTGGCGCTACGCCGGCTCGCTGGACTGGCACCTACTCCAGTATCCGGACCACGAAGGCATCCAAATGGTCGTCCGCGACCTGAACCGGATCTACCGCGATGTGCCGGGCATGGGCAGCGGCGACTTAAGCATGGAAGGCTTTGAGTGGATCAACAGCACAGACAACAACAGCAGCGTGATTACCTTCATGCGCAAGGGGGAGTCCAAGACGGACACCCTGGTGGTGGTCGGGCACTTCACTCCGGTTTCGCGCGACGGTTACCGTGTCGGTGTGCCCTGGCCGGGCTACTACCGCGAGATCTTCAACTCGGATGCGAAGCTCTACGGCGGCCTGGGGTTTGGCAATGGAGGCGGCATACTTGCGGAGAAGGAGGCCTGGGACGGGCGTCCGTATTCGATCAAGCTGGAACTGCCGCCTTCGTCGGTGAGCGTCTTCCGCTACGAAGGTTGA
- a CDS encoding LPS-assembly protein LptD, translated as MPQKARNYILISLIGSQLSLSAALPELSSIEPIEFDEAAQRLVARGDARLDFEDTRVRADRISYYQDFALADALGNVAINRDGYRVIADRLSFDAEESILSMDVIRTGEWPLYVSGVTAGGTLDNSSVQGATLYYGNPGSYTLSVASDAVHYVREEEQAYLEMEGATFRVGKIPFFYLPSYTHYISESPYFLDLSAGYDNELGAYLQTTTLLPVTPWLRLGANLDYYTKRGVLAGPTAQYVYNSERQSITGSFGSGYISDHGGRGEDVFGDPINEDRGFIQWRHKQQVGERFNLTASADYWSDSEAIRDFRDDYYNDNRQPDSFVEAVYSGDNYYLSAFGRFQPNEFQLINERLPEVRLDLLPVPIFETGAYHRGAVSYARLRQDLERFIPTIHDETEYDRFDLSYRIERPIAFSDWLTLTPLAGARITHYTNQEIDPANPYYDPELEDDFTRDLYEVGFDLESRFHATYPTYNKTWKIDGLRHILRPVLRYRYYSDSDADGKVAVIEGTPFDLERPVLDLSDLRNADVLTETHLARLGVENLFQTQAQGYGSRTLAALNFYQDILFEKGVRYDGDDQNTFEATWVELVLSPAPWLKFDLAARFKTESLTLEELRTRTRLISGEIWEIGLSSDLLNKHIDQYRLDYIYRVNERLKFLADARYDADTGKFTEFGVGVQSNLGNAWVIIYALTFRNDAQRESDVEFSIRLKMVGIQ; from the coding sequence GTGCCACAAAAAGCCCGGAATTACATACTCATTTCCCTAATTGGTTCCCAATTGAGCCTGTCTGCAGCCCTGCCCGAATTAAGTTCGATCGAGCCGATTGAATTTGATGAAGCCGCCCAACGTCTGGTCGCCCGAGGAGATGCACGTCTGGACTTCGAAGACACCCGGGTACGGGCGGACCGGATTTCCTACTATCAGGACTTCGCCCTGGCCGACGCGCTCGGCAATGTGGCCATCAACCGCGACGGCTACCGTGTGATCGCCGACCGTTTGAGTTTCGATGCGGAGGAAAGCATCCTTTCGATGGACGTCATTCGCACCGGCGAATGGCCCTTGTATGTATCTGGAGTGACTGCCGGCGGCACCCTCGACAATTCCAGCGTGCAAGGTGCGACCTTGTATTACGGAAACCCCGGATCCTACACGCTCAGTGTCGCTTCCGATGCGGTCCACTATGTGCGCGAAGAGGAACAGGCCTACCTGGAAATGGAGGGCGCCACATTCCGCGTCGGGAAAATTCCCTTCTTCTATCTGCCCAGCTACACCCACTATATAAGCGAGTCGCCCTACTTCCTCGATCTCTCGGCGGGCTACGACAACGAGTTGGGCGCCTACCTGCAAACCACCACGCTGCTCCCCGTCACCCCCTGGCTGCGCCTCGGAGCCAATCTGGACTATTACACCAAACGCGGCGTGCTCGCGGGCCCAACCGCCCAGTACGTCTACAATTCCGAACGGCAAAGTATCACTGGCTCCTTTGGTTCGGGCTACATTTCCGACCATGGTGGCCGCGGCGAGGACGTATTCGGCGATCCCATCAACGAGGACCGCGGCTTTATCCAATGGCGCCACAAGCAACAGGTCGGCGAGCGCTTCAATTTGACCGCCAGTGCCGACTACTGGTCCGACTCCGAAGCCATACGTGACTTCCGGGACGATTACTATAATGACAACCGCCAGCCGGACAGCTTCGTGGAAGCCGTCTATTCAGGAGACAACTACTACTTGTCCGCCTTCGGCCGTTTCCAGCCCAACGAGTTTCAGTTGATCAATGAGCGCCTCCCGGAAGTCCGTCTGGATCTCCTCCCCGTGCCGATCTTTGAAACCGGGGCCTATCACCGGGGCGCGGTCTCTTATGCACGTCTCCGGCAGGACCTCGAACGTTTCATTCCGACCATCCATGATGAGACCGAGTACGACCGCTTCGACCTCTCGTACCGGATCGAACGCCCCATCGCGTTCAGCGACTGGCTCACCCTCACGCCGCTGGCCGGGGCCCGCATCACCCATTATACGAACCAGGAAATCGACCCGGCAAACCCCTACTATGATCCGGAACTGGAGGACGATTTCACCCGTGACCTCTATGAAGTCGGTTTCGACCTCGAATCCCGCTTCCATGCCACCTACCCGACCTATAACAAGACCTGGAAGATCGACGGCTTGCGCCACATCCTCCGTCCGGTACTGCGTTACCGCTACTACTCGGACAGCGATGCCGACGGTAAAGTCGCCGTCATTGAAGGCACCCCCTTCGACCTGGAACGCCCGGTCCTGGACCTGAGCGACCTCCGCAATGCAGACGTCCTGACCGAAACCCACCTCGCTCGACTGGGAGTGGAAAACCTCTTCCAGACACAGGCGCAAGGCTACGGCTCGCGCACCCTGGCAGCCTTGAACTTCTACCAGGACATTCTCTTTGAAAAGGGCGTCCGCTACGACGGGGACGACCAGAACACCTTCGAGGCGACCTGGGTGGAACTCGTCCTCAGCCCGGCGCCATGGTTGAAGTTCGACCTCGCCGCACGCTTTAAGACGGAATCGCTCACCCTCGAAGAACTTCGCACCCGCACACGCCTGATCAGTGGTGAAATCTGGGAAATCGGGCTCTCCTCCGACCTGCTGAACAAGCACATCGACCAATACCGTCTGGACTATATCTACCGTGTGAACGAGCGCCTGAAGTTCCTCGCCGATGCACGCTATGATGCCGATACCGGCAAGTTCACCGAATTCGGGGTCGGCGTCCAATCCAACCTCGGCAATGCCTGGGTCATCATCTACGCGCTGACCTTCCGCAATGACGCGCAGCGTGAAAGCGATGTCGAATTCAGCATCCGCCTGAAGATGGTCGGCATCCAGTAA
- a CDS encoding segregation and condensation protein A: MEEALIPSNDFSIRLPAFEGPLDLLLFLIRRNEVDIYDIPIEKVTRQYIEILGSMEQLDLEIAGEFFVMAATLMYIKSRMLLPKQEQGVNEDVEDEDIDPRWELVQQLLEYRKFKEAASDIEKLILNTNDLIPRIGPKEAVEAVERPLKPVDRVELWNTFNQVLRRLAERIQKGEIHAEQVTVADRMEYVMLRLRHEKTFLFSQLFESTTTLTTIVATFLAVLELTRLGELSIQQDCAFADIRCEAREKSAPVSDDSVWEAGNGES; the protein is encoded by the coding sequence ATGGAAGAAGCGCTGATTCCATCCAACGACTTTTCGATCCGGCTGCCGGCCTTTGAAGGCCCGCTGGACCTGCTGCTCTTCCTGATCCGGCGCAACGAGGTCGACATCTATGATATCCCTATCGAGAAGGTCACACGTCAGTACATCGAAATCCTGGGCTCGATGGAACAGCTGGATCTGGAAATCGCGGGGGAATTCTTCGTCATGGCGGCCACCCTCATGTATATCAAGAGCCGCATGCTACTGCCCAAGCAGGAACAGGGGGTCAATGAGGACGTCGAGGACGAGGATATCGATCCCCGCTGGGAACTGGTCCAGCAGCTTCTGGAATACCGGAAGTTCAAGGAAGCCGCCTCTGATATCGAGAAGCTCATCCTCAACACCAACGACCTGATCCCGCGCATCGGACCGAAGGAAGCAGTCGAAGCCGTCGAGCGCCCGCTCAAACCGGTGGATCGGGTGGAACTCTGGAATACATTCAACCAGGTGCTGCGTCGTCTGGCCGAACGCATCCAAAAGGGCGAAATTCATGCCGAACAAGTCACGGTTGCCGACCGGATGGAATATGTTATGCTGCGTCTTCGTCACGAGAAGACCTTCCTTTTTTCACAACTTTTCGAATCCACCACCACTTTAACCACCATCGTAGCCACCTTCCTCGCCGTGCTCGAACTGACCCGCCTCGGGGAGCTCTCCATCCAGCAGGACTGCGCGTTTGCCGACATCCGCTGTGAGGCCCGCGAAAAATCTGCGCCGGTCAGCGACGACAGCGTCTGGGAAGCCGGCAATGGGGAATCCTGA
- the trxA gene encoding thioredoxin, with translation MSANITDLDSSNFDSIVSGASVPVLVDFWAPWCGPCKAIAPILEEIASEMGDSVKVCKVNVDNNSEIAGKYEIRAIPTILVFKNGSIADTIVGLTSKDDLKAKLS, from the coding sequence ATGTCCGCAAACATTACAGACCTCGACAGTAGCAATTTCGATTCGATCGTCAGCGGTGCCTCGGTGCCGGTGCTGGTTGACTTTTGGGCACCTTGGTGCGGCCCCTGCAAGGCGATCGCACCGATCCTCGAAGAGATCGCCAGCGAGATGGGCGATTCCGTGAAGGTGTGCAAGGTCAATGTCGACAACAACAGCGAGATTGCCGGCAAGTACGAGATCCGCGCGATTCCGACCATCCTCGTCTTCAAGAACGGCAGCATCGCCGACACCATCGTCGGCCTGACCTCCAAGGACGACCTGAAGGCCAAGCTGTCCTAA